One genomic region from Streptomyces sp. NBC_01304 encodes:
- a CDS encoding nuclear transport factor 2 family protein — protein MTEHAERTDEEAVEDANTAFYEAMERGDFEELSDLWLTGDEGDGVSCIHPGWPVLSGRGEVLRSYALIMANTEYIQFFLTDLRIGVSGDTALVTCTENILSGGPAEEGGELGPLVGQLVVATNVFRRTPDGWKMWSHHASPVLSDADDEEDGDSGDDNNAAGGESPA, from the coding sequence GTGACGGAGCACGCGGAACGTACGGACGAGGAAGCCGTCGAAGACGCCAACACCGCCTTCTACGAGGCCATGGAGCGCGGCGACTTCGAGGAGCTCTCCGACCTCTGGCTGACCGGCGACGAGGGCGACGGGGTGTCCTGCATCCACCCCGGCTGGCCCGTGCTCAGCGGCCGCGGCGAAGTCCTCAGGTCGTACGCCCTGATCATGGCGAACACCGAGTACATCCAGTTCTTCCTCACCGACCTGCGCATCGGCGTCAGCGGCGACACCGCCCTGGTCACCTGCACCGAGAACATCCTCAGCGGCGGCCCGGCCGAGGAGGGCGGCGAGCTCGGCCCGCTCGTCGGCCAGCTCGTCGTCGCCACGAATGTGTTTAGGCGCACACCCGACGGCTGGAAGATGTGGTCCCACCACGCCTCCCCGGTCCTTTCCGATGCAGACGACGAAGAGGACGGCGACAGCGGCGACGACAACAACGCCGCAGGCGGAGAGTCCCCCGCCTGA
- a CDS encoding phosphatidylglycerol lysyltransferase domain-containing protein: MSVRIDGEMSGVVPSRVRRILRGPSPERVPALVATACTLVGLLDIAAGVFPRFRHSRIHTLAEVLPGALGPFAAALALSAGVLLLYLAHGLRRHKRRAWRAAVVLLPAGAVAQFVYRHSIIGVVIAGVLLALLLRHRSEFDALPDPRSRWRALTNFFLMGTFSLGLGTVVVGTHPHNVIGDPSLADYLTHVVYGLFGFEGPIDYTGRTSWTVGYSLGALGLLTAITTIYLAFRPEHPAARLTDDEEKQLRELLDKHGARDSLGHFALRRDKGVVFSPSGKAAVTYRVVSGVMLASGDPIGDVEAWPGAIERFMDEAKAHSWTPAVMGCSETGGQVWTRETGLDALELGDEAVVDVADFSLTGRAMRNVRQMVKRIERNGYETRVRRVRDLTPQELEAVQRAATDWRGTDTERGFSMALGRIGDPGDLDCLIATAHKKDEVLGPYGDLKAVIHFVPWGKDGASLELMRRDRSADPGMNELLIVASLQAAPQLGIKHVSLNFAMFRSALARGEKLGAGPVLRFWRGLLVFLSRWFQIESLYKFNAKFRPRWEPRFVVFRSTRDLPRIGFAAMQAEGFVNLAMPRFIRPARKVQRPCPHIAPLERQEREVQTA, translated from the coding sequence ATGTCTGTCAGGATAGATGGGGAAATGTCGGGCGTGGTTCCGAGCCGGGTACGCCGCATACTGCGGGGCCCCAGCCCGGAGCGCGTCCCTGCCCTGGTCGCCACCGCCTGCACGCTGGTAGGCCTGCTGGACATCGCAGCCGGCGTCTTCCCGCGGTTCCGGCACAGCCGGATCCACACGCTCGCCGAAGTGCTGCCGGGGGCGCTGGGGCCCTTCGCGGCCGCTCTGGCGCTCAGCGCGGGCGTCCTGCTGCTGTACCTGGCCCACGGCCTGCGACGCCACAAGCGGCGCGCCTGGCGGGCCGCGGTGGTGCTGCTGCCCGCGGGGGCCGTGGCCCAGTTCGTGTACCGGCACTCGATCATCGGCGTAGTGATCGCGGGCGTGCTTCTCGCGCTCCTGTTGCGCCATCGGAGTGAATTCGACGCCCTTCCGGATCCCCGCAGCCGCTGGCGGGCGCTCACCAATTTCTTCCTGATGGGCACCTTCTCACTCGGCCTCGGCACGGTCGTCGTCGGCACCCACCCGCACAACGTCATCGGGGACCCCAGCCTCGCCGACTACCTGACCCACGTCGTCTACGGCCTGTTCGGCTTCGAGGGCCCCATCGACTACACGGGACGTACGTCCTGGACCGTCGGCTACTCCCTCGGCGCGCTCGGCCTGCTGACCGCGATCACCACGATCTACCTGGCCTTCCGCCCCGAGCACCCGGCAGCACGGCTTACCGACGACGAGGAGAAGCAGCTGCGCGAGCTCCTCGACAAGCACGGCGCCCGCGACTCCCTCGGCCACTTCGCGCTCCGCCGCGACAAGGGCGTCGTCTTCTCGCCCAGCGGCAAGGCCGCCGTCACCTACCGCGTCGTCTCCGGCGTGATGCTCGCGAGCGGCGACCCGATCGGCGATGTCGAGGCCTGGCCCGGCGCCATCGAGCGCTTCATGGACGAGGCGAAGGCCCACTCCTGGACCCCCGCCGTCATGGGCTGCTCCGAGACCGGCGGCCAGGTCTGGACCCGCGAGACCGGGCTCGACGCCCTCGAGCTGGGCGACGAGGCGGTGGTGGATGTCGCGGATTTCTCCCTCACCGGGCGCGCGATGCGAAACGTGCGCCAGATGGTCAAGCGCATCGAGCGCAATGGCTACGAAACCCGCGTACGGCGCGTTCGTGATCTCACCCCGCAGGAGCTGGAGGCCGTCCAGCGCGCCGCCACCGACTGGCGCGGCACCGACACCGAGCGCGGCTTCTCCATGGCGCTCGGCCGCATCGGCGACCCCGGCGACCTGGACTGTCTCATCGCCACCGCGCACAAGAAGGACGAAGTCCTGGGTCCGTACGGCGACTTGAAGGCCGTCATCCACTTCGTGCCGTGGGGCAAGGACGGCGCCTCGCTGGAGCTGATGCGCCGTGACCGCTCGGCCGACCCGGGCATGAACGAGCTGCTGATCGTGGCCTCTCTGCAGGCCGCCCCGCAGCTGGGCATCAAGCACGTCTCGCTGAACTTCGCGATGTTCCGCTCGGCCCTCGCCCGCGGCGAGAAGCTCGGCGCGGGGCCGGTGCTCCGCTTCTGGCGCGGACTGCTCGTCTTCCTGTCCCGCTGGTTCCAGATCGAGTCGCTGTACAAGTTCAACGCGAAGTTCCGCCCCCGCTGGGAGCCCCGCTTCGTCGTCTTCCGCAGCACCCGCGACCTGCCCCGCATCGGCTTCGCCGCGATGCAGGCCGAGGGCTTCGTGAACCTGGCGATGCCCCGCTTCATCCGCCCCGCCCGCAAGGTCCAGCGCCCCTGCCCGCACATAGCTCCGCTGGAGCGGCAGGAGCGCGAGGTCCAGACGGCGTGA
- the hpt gene encoding hypoxanthine phosphoribosyltransferase, with the protein MRVDAKDMGTDLQSVLITKEEIDAKLAELAAKIDAEYAGKDLLIVGVLKGAVMVMADLARALSTPVTMDWMAVSSYGAGTQSSGVVRILKDLDTDIKGKHVLIVEDIIDSGLTLSWLISNLGSREPESLKICTLLRKPEAAKVSIDVEWVGFDIPNEFVVGYGLDFAEKYRNLPFVGTLAPHVYGG; encoded by the coding sequence ATGCGGGTGGACGCGAAAGACATGGGCACCGACCTTCAGTCGGTGCTCATCACCAAGGAAGAGATCGACGCGAAGCTGGCCGAGCTGGCCGCGAAGATCGACGCGGAGTACGCGGGCAAGGACCTGCTCATCGTCGGTGTGCTCAAGGGCGCCGTGATGGTGATGGCCGACCTGGCGCGTGCGTTGTCCACCCCGGTCACGATGGACTGGATGGCGGTGTCGTCGTACGGCGCCGGGACCCAGTCCTCCGGCGTGGTCCGGATCCTCAAGGACCTCGACACCGACATCAAGGGCAAGCACGTCCTGATCGTCGAGGACATCATCGACTCCGGCCTGACCCTGTCCTGGCTGATCTCCAACCTCGGCTCCCGCGAGCCCGAGTCCCTGAAGATCTGCACCCTCCTGCGCAAGCCCGAGGCGGCCAAGGTCTCCATCGACGTCGAGTGGGTCGGCTTCGACATCCCCAACGAGTTCGTCGTGGGATACGGCCTGGACTTCGCCGAGAAGTACCGGAACCTCCCGTTTGTCGGAACGCTCGCGCCGCACGTCTACGGCGGCTGA
- the tilS gene encoding tRNA lysidine(34) synthetase TilS: MGPHPAVAAIRLAVRRALHRVLDDVLTDSAARDARDLATHTAHTAPGAPPAPRANSSYEPGQSPVRPLVLVACSGGADSMALASALAFEAPKLGIRAGGITVDHGLQEGSALRAAEVVARLTALQLDPVEAIAVSVGREGGPEAAARDARYAALDAAAERYGADAILLGHTRDDQAETVLLGLARGSGIRSLSGMAEVSGGPGAAGRYRRPFLHLDRQTARKACLVQSLPVWDDPHNADPAYTRSRLRHEGLPALEKALGKGVVEALARTAQLSRDDADALDSWAAQADPSVRDEAGQLECAKLFALPPAVRRRILRRSAIEAGSPAGSLFARHIEEIDRLITGWRGQGAINLPGRVEAQRQGGRLVIRQG; encoded by the coding sequence ATGGGTCCCCACCCCGCGGTCGCAGCGATACGCCTGGCGGTCCGCCGCGCACTTCACCGCGTACTCGATGACGTACTGACCGACTCTGCGGCCCGCGACGCGCGTGATCTCGCGACGCACACCGCACACACAGCCCCCGGCGCGCCCCCCGCACCCCGCGCCAACTCCTCGTACGAACCGGGCCAGTCCCCGGTTCGCCCCCTCGTCCTGGTGGCCTGCTCCGGCGGGGCCGACTCCATGGCGCTCGCCTCGGCCCTCGCCTTCGAAGCCCCCAAGCTGGGCATCCGCGCGGGTGGCATCACCGTCGACCACGGCCTGCAGGAAGGCTCCGCCCTCCGCGCCGCCGAAGTGGTCGCCCGCCTCACCGCCCTGCAGCTCGACCCGGTCGAGGCCATCGCCGTGTCCGTCGGGCGCGAGGGCGGACCGGAAGCCGCCGCCCGCGATGCGCGGTACGCCGCCCTTGACGCCGCCGCCGAGCGGTACGGCGCCGACGCGATCCTGCTCGGCCACACCCGCGACGACCAGGCAGAGACGGTACTGCTCGGCCTCGCCCGCGGCTCCGGCATCCGCTCGCTCTCCGGCATGGCCGAGGTCTCCGGCGGCCCGGGGGCCGCCGGCCGCTATCGCCGTCCCTTCCTGCACCTGGACCGGCAGACCGCCCGCAAGGCCTGCCTGGTCCAGTCGCTGCCCGTCTGGGACGACCCGCACAACGCCGACCCGGCGTACACCCGCTCCCGGCTGCGCCACGAGGGCCTGCCCGCGCTGGAGAAGGCGCTCGGCAAGGGCGTCGTCGAGGCCCTGGCCCGCACGGCCCAGCTCTCCCGGGACGACGCCGACGCACTCGACAGCTGGGCCGCCCAGGCGGATCCGTCCGTACGGGACGAGGCCGGGCAGCTCGAATGCGCCAAGCTCTTCGCTCTGCCGCCCGCCGTACGCCGTCGGATTCTGCGCCGCTCGGCCATCGAGGCGGGCTCGCCCGCGGGCTCCCTCTTCGCCCGGCACATCGAGGAGATCGACCGTTTGATCACGGGTTGGCGCGGTCAGGGGGCCATCAACCTCCCCGGCCGGGTGGAGGCGCAGCGGCAGGGTGGCAGACTTGTCATCCGGCAAGGCTGA
- the folB gene encoding dihydroneopterin aldolase, with protein MDRVALRGLKARGHHGVFAHEREEGQTFIVDLVLSLDTRAAAAGDDLTKTVHYGVVAEEVVAVVEGEPVDLIETLAERIAQQCLKYDAVQQVEVVVHKPEAPITVPFDDVTITITRSRV; from the coding sequence GTGGATCGTGTCGCGCTGCGCGGCCTCAAGGCCCGTGGGCACCACGGTGTCTTCGCCCACGAACGCGAGGAGGGCCAGACCTTCATCGTCGACCTGGTCCTGAGCCTGGACACCAGGGCGGCCGCTGCCGGCGACGACCTGACGAAGACCGTTCACTACGGCGTGGTGGCCGAGGAGGTCGTGGCCGTGGTCGAGGGCGAACCCGTCGACCTGATCGAGACCCTCGCCGAGCGGATCGCTCAGCAGTGCCTCAAGTACGACGCCGTCCAGCAGGTCGAGGTCGTCGTGCACAAACCCGAGGCGCCGATCACCGTGCCGTTCGACGACGTGACCATCACCATCACCCGGAGCCGAGTATGA
- the ftsH gene encoding ATP-dependent zinc metalloprotease FtsH — MDVKRYFRGPVMWIVLAVLAVVVLMQVVGSSGGYKTVDTGQVYKAITDKQVQSAKLTTGDEQIIKVDLKDGADKDKYGGSTKIQASYIGDQGVQIAGKLQENYNNGDIKDGYTVSPTKQNMFVGVLLSLLPFVLIVVVFLFLMNQMQGGGSRVMNFGKSKAKLITKDTPKTTFADVAGSDEAVEELHEIKEFLQEPAKFQAVGAKIPKGVLLYGPPGTGKTLLARAVAGEAGVPFYSISGSDFVEMFVGVGASRVRDLFEQAKANAPAIVFVDEIDAVGRHRGAGLGGGHDEREQTLNQLLVEMDGFDVKGGVILIAATNRPDILDPALLRPGRFDRQIAVDRPDMLGRLEILKVHQKGKPVAPDVDLGAVARRTPGFTGADLSNVLNEAALLTARSDKKLIDNHSLDEAIDRVVAGPQKRTRIMSDKEKKITAYHEGGHALVAAASPNSDPVHKITILSRGRALGYTMVLPDEDKYSTTRNEMLDQLAYMLGGRAAEELVFHDPTTGAANDIEKATATARAMVTQYGMTERLGAIKFGGDNTEPFLGREMSHPRDYSEEVAALVDEEVKKLIETAHNEAWEILVENRDVLDALVLELLEKETLSKEQIAEVFAPIVKRPARPAWTGSSRRTPSTRPPVLSPRELALTNGANGATPAVTASATEQAAAPELTKAPAPEDSPES; from the coding sequence ATGGACGTGAAGCGATACTTCCGTGGGCCGGTCATGTGGATCGTGCTGGCCGTCCTCGCCGTGGTCGTGTTGATGCAGGTCGTCGGCTCGTCCGGCGGCTACAAGACGGTGGACACCGGCCAGGTCTACAAGGCGATCACTGACAAGCAGGTGCAGTCCGCCAAGCTGACCACCGGCGACGAGCAGATCATCAAGGTCGATCTGAAGGACGGCGCCGACAAGGACAAGTACGGCGGCAGCACCAAGATCCAGGCCAGCTACATCGGCGATCAGGGTGTCCAGATCGCCGGCAAGCTGCAGGAGAACTACAACAACGGCGACATCAAGGACGGCTACACCGTCTCGCCGACGAAGCAGAACATGTTCGTCGGGGTGCTGCTGTCGCTGCTGCCCTTCGTCCTCATCGTTGTCGTGTTCCTGTTCCTGATGAATCAGATGCAGGGCGGCGGCTCCCGAGTCATGAACTTCGGGAAGTCCAAGGCCAAGCTGATCACCAAGGACACCCCGAAGACGACGTTCGCCGATGTGGCGGGTTCGGACGAGGCGGTCGAGGAACTCCACGAGATCAAGGAGTTCCTGCAGGAGCCGGCGAAGTTCCAGGCAGTCGGCGCCAAGATCCCCAAGGGTGTGCTGCTCTACGGCCCGCCCGGTACCGGTAAGACGCTGCTCGCGCGCGCCGTCGCCGGTGAGGCGGGGGTCCCCTTCTACTCGATCTCCGGTTCCGACTTCGTCGAGATGTTCGTCGGTGTCGGTGCCTCCCGTGTCCGCGACCTCTTCGAGCAGGCCAAGGCGAACGCCCCGGCGATCGTCTTCGTCGACGAGATCGACGCGGTCGGCCGCCACCGCGGCGCCGGCCTCGGCGGTGGTCACGACGAGCGCGAGCAGACGCTGAACCAGCTGCTCGTCGAGATGGACGGCTTCGACGTGAAGGGCGGCGTCATCCTGATCGCCGCCACGAACCGGCCCGACATCCTGGACCCGGCGCTCCTTCGCCCCGGCCGTTTCGACCGGCAGATCGCGGTCGACCGTCCGGACATGCTGGGCCGCCTGGAGATCCTCAAGGTCCACCAGAAGGGCAAGCCCGTTGCCCCGGACGTCGACCTGGGCGCGGTTGCCCGGCGTACGCCCGGCTTCACGGGCGCGGACCTGTCGAACGTGCTGAACGAAGCGGCGCTCCTGACGGCGCGCAGCGACAAGAAGCTGATCGACAATCACTCCCTGGACGAGGCGATCGACCGCGTCGTGGCGGGCCCGCAGAAGCGGACCCGGATCATGTCGGACAAGGAAAAGAAGATCACCGCGTACCACGAGGGCGGCCACGCCCTGGTCGCGGCGGCTTCGCCCAACTCCGACCCGGTCCACAAGATCACGATCCTGTCCCGTGGGCGTGCCCTCGGATACACGATGGTGCTCCCGGACGAGGACAAGTACTCGACCACGCGCAATGAAATGCTCGACCAGCTGGCATACATGCTGGGCGGGCGCGCGGCCGAGGAACTCGTCTTCCACGACCCGACGACGGGCGCGGCGAACGACATCGAGAAGGCCACGGCCACGGCGCGAGCCATGGTCACGCAGTACGGCATGACCGAGCGGCTCGGCGCGATCAAGTTCGGTGGCGACAACACCGAGCCGTTCCTGGGCCGCGAGATGTCGCACCCGCGGGACTACTCGGAAGAGGTCGCGGCGCTGGTCGACGAAGAGGTCAAGAAGCTCATCGAGACCGCGCACAACGAAGCGTGGGAGATTCTCGTCGAGAACCGCGACGTCCTCGACGCCCTGGTTCTCGAGCTCCTCGAGAAGGAGACGCTCAGCAAGGAGCAGATCGCTGAGGTCTTCGCGCCGATCGTGAAGCGTCCGGCCCGTCCGGCGTGGACCGGTTCCTCGCGGCGTACGCCGTCCACCCGTCCGCCGGTGCTCTCCCCCCGGGAGCTGGCACTGACGAACGGCGCGAACGGTGCGACGCCGGCCGTGACGGCCTCCGCCACCGAGCAGGCCGCCGCACCGGAGCTCACCAAGGCCCCGGCGCCGGAGGACAGCCCGGAGAGCTGA
- the folE gene encoding GTP cyclohydrolase I FolE, producing MTDPVTLEGEGSIGEFDEKRAENAVRELLIAVGEDPDREGLRATPGRVARAYKEIFAGLWQKPEDVLTTTFDLGHDEMVLVKDIEVMSSCEHHLVPFHGVAHVGYIPSTDGKITGLSKLARLVDVFARRPQVQERLTTQIADSLMEILEPRGVIVVVECEHMCMTMRGVRKPGAKTITSAVRGQLRDPATRNEAMSLIMAR from the coding sequence ATGACCGACCCGGTGACGCTTGAGGGCGAGGGCTCGATCGGCGAGTTCGACGAGAAGCGGGCCGAGAACGCCGTGCGCGAGCTCCTGATCGCCGTGGGCGAGGACCCGGACCGGGAGGGCCTGCGGGCCACGCCGGGGCGGGTGGCACGCGCGTACAAGGAGATATTCGCGGGCCTGTGGCAGAAGCCCGAGGACGTCCTGACGACGACCTTCGACCTCGGTCACGACGAGATGGTCCTGGTGAAGGACATCGAGGTCATGAGCTCCTGCGAGCACCACCTGGTGCCGTTCCACGGGGTCGCCCACGTCGGCTACATCCCGTCCACCGACGGCAAGATCACGGGGCTGTCCAAGCTGGCCCGCCTGGTCGACGTGTTCGCCCGCCGCCCGCAGGTGCAGGAGCGGCTGACCACGCAGATCGCGGACTCCCTGATGGAGATCCTGGAGCCGCGCGGCGTGATCGTGGTCGTGGAGTGCGAGCACATGTGCATGACGATGCGGGGCGTGCGTAAGCCTGGCGCGAAGACCATCACGTCGGCCGTGCGGGGGCAGTTGCGGGATCCGGCGACCCGCAATGAGGCCATGAGCCTGATCATGGCTCGCTAG
- the folP gene encoding dihydropteroate synthase produces the protein MSTLRRQGRGRVEGLPEWDRCAVMGVVNVTPDSFSDGGRWFDTTAAVKHGLDLVAEGADLVDVGGESTRPGASRVDEGEELRRVVPVVRGLVSEGVTVSVDTMRATVAEQALAAGARLVNDVSGGLADPAMIPVVAAAEAPFVVMHWRGFSQDMNSRAVYADVVKEVVDELHARVEAVIEGGIAPERVIVDPGLGFAKNAEHDLALVAHMQQLHTLGHPILVAASRKRFLGRVLAAGPDAAPPPARERDAATAAVSAIAAHEGAWAVRVHEVRATADAVRVARAVEGAQ, from the coding sequence ATGAGTACGTTGCGCCGCCAAGGCCGCGGCCGGGTCGAGGGCCTGCCCGAGTGGGACCGCTGTGCGGTCATGGGAGTCGTCAATGTGACGCCCGACTCCTTCTCCGACGGCGGCCGCTGGTTCGACACCACGGCCGCCGTGAAGCACGGCCTCGACCTGGTCGCGGAGGGTGCCGACCTGGTGGACGTCGGCGGTGAGTCGACCCGCCCCGGCGCCTCCCGCGTGGACGAGGGCGAGGAGCTGCGCCGGGTCGTCCCGGTCGTGCGGGGCCTGGTCTCCGAGGGCGTCACGGTCTCCGTGGACACCATGCGCGCCACGGTCGCCGAGCAGGCACTCGCCGCCGGTGCCCGCCTCGTCAACGACGTCAGCGGCGGCCTCGCCGACCCCGCGATGATCCCGGTCGTCGCGGCCGCCGAGGCCCCGTTCGTCGTCATGCACTGGCGCGGCTTCAGCCAGGACATGAACAGCCGCGCGGTGTACGCCGATGTCGTCAAGGAGGTCGTCGACGAGCTCCACGCGCGCGTGGAGGCCGTCATCGAGGGCGGCATCGCCCCGGAGCGCGTCATCGTCGACCCGGGCCTCGGCTTCGCCAAGAACGCCGAGCACGACCTGGCCCTGGTCGCCCACATGCAACAGCTGCACACCCTGGGCCACCCGATCCTGGTCGCCGCCTCCCGCAAGCGGTTCCTCGGCCGGGTCCTCGCGGCCGGCCCGGACGCCGCCCCACCGCCCGCGCGGGAGCGGGACGCCGCCACCGCCGCGGTCTCCGCGATCGCCGCCCACGAGGGCGCCTGGGCGGTCCGCGTGCACGAGGTACGGGCCACGGCGGACGCCGTGCGCGTCGCCCGCGCGGTCGAGGGAGCCCAGTGA
- a CDS encoding alpha/beta hydrolase has product MGLKSNLVLALAVLLAVLLFIGTVWLWPKLAGRSWKAVLGRIGLLAATQIMVFSSVGLAANRSFEFYASWGDLFGQEQELGVVQDHDKAGGTEGRVKVVGKQAVKNVPGGGKPKVGGQIQKIEVLGKESDIATQAYVYLPPEYFKDKDRKFPVATVITGYPGTAENLLNGLRYPATAHSEAAKGKMMPMVLVMLRPTVAPPRDTECVDIPGGPKTETFFGKDLPDAIADHYRVGTKPENWGVIGNSTGGYCALKIAMKHSERYGAGAGLSANYRAPIDDTTGDLFHGDKDLENRADLLWLQKNAPAPKVSLLTTSSKQGESNYDDTMKFIEDFKPPTRMSSIILDSGGHNFNTWRREIPPALVWLSSRLTAPQ; this is encoded by the coding sequence ATGGGACTAAAGAGCAACCTGGTCCTTGCGTTGGCCGTACTGCTGGCCGTGCTGCTGTTCATCGGCACGGTCTGGCTCTGGCCGAAGCTCGCAGGGCGCAGCTGGAAGGCCGTGCTCGGCCGCATCGGCCTGCTCGCGGCGACGCAGATCATGGTCTTCAGCTCGGTCGGCCTGGCCGCCAACCGGTCCTTCGAGTTCTACGCCTCCTGGGGCGACCTCTTCGGCCAGGAGCAGGAGCTGGGCGTCGTACAGGACCACGACAAGGCGGGCGGCACCGAGGGCCGGGTCAAGGTCGTCGGCAAGCAGGCAGTGAAGAACGTGCCCGGCGGCGGCAAGCCCAAGGTGGGCGGCCAGATCCAGAAGATCGAGGTGCTCGGCAAGGAGTCCGACATAGCCACCCAGGCCTATGTCTACCTGCCGCCCGAGTACTTCAAGGACAAGGACCGCAAGTTCCCGGTGGCCACGGTGATCACCGGCTACCCCGGCACCGCGGAGAACCTGCTCAACGGACTGCGCTACCCGGCGACCGCCCACAGTGAGGCGGCCAAGGGCAAGATGATGCCGATGGTCCTGGTCATGCTGCGGCCCACGGTGGCGCCCCCGCGGGACACCGAATGCGTGGACATACCCGGCGGTCCCAAGACCGAGACGTTCTTCGGCAAGGACCTTCCCGACGCGATCGCCGATCACTACCGCGTCGGCACCAAGCCCGAGAACTGGGGCGTCATCGGCAACTCCACCGGTGGCTACTGCGCCCTGAAGATCGCGATGAAGCACTCCGAACGCTACGGCGCAGGGGCGGGCCTCTCCGCCAACTACAGGGCGCCCATCGACGACACCACCGGCGACCTCTTCCACGGCGACAAGGACCTGGAGAACCGGGCCGACCTGCTGTGGCTCCAGAAGAACGCGCCCGCGCCGAAGGTCTCGCTCCTGACGACCAGCAGCAAGCAGGGCGAGAGCAACTACGACGACACCATGAAGTTCATCGAGGACTTCAAGCCGCCCACGCGCATGTCGTCGATCATCCTCGACAGCGGCGGCCACAACTTCAACACCTGGCGGCGCGAGATCCCGCCGGCCCTGGTGTGGCTCAGCAGCAGGCTGACCGCGCCCCAGTAG
- a CDS encoding DUF3180 domain-containing protein, which yields MKQLRIRTLIGLFLVAGVLSWAGARMWDSLGNLPSVPLAAPIVLAVIAVVLVATALSLRSRLRAQRERRPGAKGVEPLMAARAVVFGQASALVASLVAGMYGGTGVFLLTKLDLPARRDQAFYAGFSVLAGAAVIAAAIFLERVCKLPEDDETEGAAA from the coding sequence GTGAAGCAGCTGCGCATCAGGACGCTGATCGGCCTGTTCCTCGTGGCCGGGGTGCTGTCCTGGGCGGGCGCCAGGATGTGGGACTCACTCGGCAATCTGCCGAGCGTCCCGCTGGCCGCCCCGATCGTCCTCGCGGTGATCGCCGTGGTCCTGGTGGCCACCGCCCTGTCCCTGCGGTCCCGGCTGCGCGCCCAGCGCGAGCGCCGGCCGGGCGCCAAGGGCGTGGAGCCCCTGATGGCGGCCCGCGCGGTGGTCTTCGGGCAGGCCAGCGCATTGGTCGCGTCCCTGGTCGCCGGGATGTACGGCGGCACGGGCGTCTTCCTGCTCACCAAGCTCGACCTGCCGGCCCGCCGGGACCAGGCGTTCTACGCGGGCTTCTCGGTCCTCGCCGGCGCGGCCGTGATCGCTGCGGCGATCTTCCTGGAACGCGTGTGCAAGCTTCCGGAGGACGACGAGACCGAGGGTGCGGCGGCCTGA
- the folK gene encoding 2-amino-4-hydroxy-6-hydroxymethyldihydropteridine diphosphokinase, with the protein MTAFSTTGQSDPTVQPVPASVVERVDAADTTLSNPKFAVVALGSNLGNRLETLQGAVDALEDTPGLRVKAVSPVYETEPWGVEPGTQPSYFNAVVIIKTTLPPSSLLERAHAVEEAFHRVRDERWGPRTIDVDIVAYQDVVSDDPVLTLPHPRAHERAFVLAPWHDVDPEAVVPGRGPVAQLLSQVTREGVAPRVDLELRLPE; encoded by the coding sequence ATGACTGCGTTTTCTACGACCGGTCAGAGCGACCCGACCGTACAGCCGGTGCCCGCCTCCGTCGTGGAGCGGGTGGACGCCGCCGACACCACCCTCAGCAACCCCAAATTCGCCGTGGTCGCCCTCGGCAGCAATCTGGGCAACCGCCTGGAGACGCTGCAGGGCGCCGTGGACGCCCTGGAGGACACCCCCGGCCTGCGGGTGAAGGCCGTGTCCCCGGTGTACGAGACGGAGCCGTGGGGCGTCGAGCCGGGCACCCAGCCCTCGTACTTCAACGCGGTCGTGATCATCAAGACGACCCTGCCCCCGTCCTCGCTCCTGGAGCGGGCGCACGCGGTGGAAGAAGCGTTCCATCGCGTACGTGACGAGCGCTGGGGCCCGCGCACCATCGACGTCGACATCGTGGCGTACCAGGACGTCGTCTCGGACGACCCGGTGCTGACCCTGCCGCACCCGCGCGCCCACGAGCGCGCCTTCGTCCTCGCCCCCTGGCACGACGTCGACCCGGAGGCGGTCGTCCCCGGCCGCGGCCCGGTCGCCCAGCTCCTCTCGCAGGTCACCCGCGAGGGCGTGGCCCCGCGCGTGGACCTGGAACTTCGGCTGCCCGAGTAG